One Citrobacter amalonaticus genomic window carries:
- the folB gene encoding bifunctional dihydroneopterin aldolase/7,8-dihydroneopterin epimerase, translated as MDIVFIEQLSVITTIGVYDWEQTIEQKLVFDIEMAWDNRKSAKSDDVADCLSYADIAETIVNHVEGGRFALVERVAEEVAELLLTRFNSPWVRIKLSKPGAVARAANVGVIIERSNNLKEK; from the coding sequence ATGGATATTGTATTTATAGAGCAACTTTCGGTAATCACCACTATTGGTGTTTACGACTGGGAACAGACGATCGAACAGAAGCTGGTGTTCGATATCGAAATGGCATGGGATAACCGAAAATCAGCAAAAAGTGACGATGTCGCCGACTGCCTGAGCTACGCGGATATCGCCGAGACGATCGTTAACCACGTCGAGGGCGGACGTTTTGCGCTGGTGGAGCGCGTTGCCGAAGAGGTGGCCGAACTGCTGCTCACACGCTTTAACTCGCCGTGGGTGCGCATCAAACTCAGTAAGCCCGGTGCGGTGGCGCGCGCGGCCAATGTGGGCGTAATCATTGAGCGTAGCAATAATCTGAAAGAAAAATAA
- the ttdB gene encoding L(+)-tartrate dehydratase subunit beta, producing MKKILTTPIKAEDLEDIRVGDVIYLTGTLVTCRDVCHRRLIELKRPIPYDLNGKAIFHAGPIVRKNGEKWEMVSVGPTTSMRMEAFEKEFIEQTGVKLVVGKGGMGPLTEEGCQKFKALHVIFPAGCAVLAATQVEEIEEVHWMELGMPESLWVCRVKEFGPLIVSIDTHGNNLIAENKKQFAERRGPIVDEICEHVHYIK from the coding sequence ATGAAAAAGATCCTCACAACCCCGATCAAAGCCGAAGACCTGGAAGACATCCGCGTTGGCGATGTGATCTATCTGACCGGAACGCTGGTGACCTGCCGCGACGTCTGCCACCGCCGCCTGATCGAACTGAAGCGCCCGATCCCCTACGACCTCAACGGCAAAGCGATTTTCCATGCCGGACCGATCGTGCGTAAGAACGGTGAAAAATGGGAGATGGTCTCCGTCGGCCCGACCACCAGCATGCGTATGGAAGCCTTTGAAAAAGAGTTCATTGAGCAAACGGGCGTCAAACTGGTGGTGGGTAAAGGCGGCATGGGGCCGTTAACGGAAGAAGGTTGCCAGAAATTCAAGGCGCTGCACGTGATCTTCCCGGCAGGCTGTGCGGTGCTGGCAGCCACTCAGGTGGAAGAGATCGAAGAAGTGCACTGGATGGAGCTCGGTATGCCGGAATCGCTGTGGGTTTGCCGGGTGAAAGAGTTCGGTCCGCTGATTGTCTCTATCGACACCCACGGCAACAACCTGATTGCCGAAAACAAAAAACAGTTCGCCGAACGTCGCGGTCCCATCGTCGACGAAATCTGCGAACACGTGCATTACATCAAATAA
- a CDS encoding TIGR04211 family SH3 domain-containing protein, with product MPKLRLIGFMLLALSATAVSHAEEKRYVSDELNTWVRSGPGDNYRLVGTVNAGEEVTLLQTDANTNYAQVKDSTGRTAWIPMKELNSTPSLRTRVPDLENQVKTLTDKLNNIDTTWNQRTADMQQKVSQSDSVINGLKEENQKLKNELIVAQKKVSAANLQLDDKQRTIIMQWFMYGGGVLGLGLLLGLILPHMIPSRKRKDRWMN from the coding sequence ATGCCAAAATTACGCCTGATTGGATTTATGTTACTCGCACTTAGCGCTACTGCCGTGTCACACGCCGAAGAAAAGCGCTATGTCTCTGATGAACTGAACACCTGGGTCCGCAGTGGTCCGGGGGATAATTATCGCCTTGTTGGCACGGTCAACGCGGGCGAAGAAGTCACGCTGTTACAAACTGACGCCAACACGAACTACGCGCAGGTTAAAGACAGTACCGGGCGGACGGCCTGGATCCCGATGAAAGAGCTGAACAGCACGCCCAGCCTGCGCACCCGCGTGCCGGATCTGGAAAATCAGGTCAAAACGCTGACCGATAAGCTCAACAATATCGACACCACCTGGAATCAACGCACGGCTGACATGCAGCAGAAAGTGTCGCAGAGCGACAGCGTGATCAACGGGCTGAAAGAAGAGAATCAAAAGCTGAAGAACGAGCTGATTGTGGCGCAGAAGAAGGTCAGCGCCGCAAATTTGCAGCTTGATGATAAGCAACGCACCATCATCATGCAGTGGTTTATGTATGGCGGCGGCGTGCTGGGACTCGGCCTGCTTCTCGGTTTGATCCTGCCGCACATGATCCCAAGCCGGAAACGCAAAGACCGCTGGATGAACTAA
- the bacA gene encoding undecaprenyl-diphosphate phosphatase, translating into MSDMHSLLIAAILGVVEGLTEFLPVSSTGHMIIVGHLLGFEGDTAKTFEVVIQLGSILAVVVMFWRRLFGLIGIHFGRPLQREGESKGRLTLIHILLGMIPAVVLGLVFHDTIKSLFNPVNVMYALVVGGLLLIAAECLKPKEPRAPGLDDMTYRQAFMIGCFQCLALWPGFSRSGATISGGMLMGVSRYAASEFSFLLAVPMMMGATALDLYKSWSFLTAADIPMFAVGFITAFVVALVAIKTFLQLIKRISFIPFAIYRFIVAAAVYVVFF; encoded by the coding sequence ATGAGCGATATGCACTCGCTGCTGATTGCGGCAATTTTGGGTGTGGTCGAAGGATTGACGGAGTTTTTACCTGTTTCCAGCACCGGGCACATGATCATTGTGGGCCATCTGCTGGGATTTGAGGGTGACACGGCAAAGACGTTTGAAGTGGTGATCCAGTTAGGGTCCATTCTCGCGGTGGTAGTCATGTTCTGGCGGCGCCTGTTTGGCCTGATCGGCATTCACTTTGGTCGTCCGTTGCAGCGTGAAGGGGAAAGTAAAGGCCGTTTAACGCTGATCCACATTCTGTTGGGGATGATCCCGGCGGTGGTGCTGGGGCTGGTCTTCCACGATACGATCAAATCGCTGTTTAACCCGGTTAATGTGATGTATGCGCTGGTGGTAGGCGGTTTACTGCTGATCGCCGCAGAGTGTCTGAAGCCGAAAGAACCACGTGCGCCGGGTCTGGATGACATGACTTACCGTCAGGCGTTCATGATTGGTTGCTTCCAGTGTCTGGCGCTGTGGCCGGGTTTCTCCCGCTCCGGGGCGACCATTTCCGGCGGGATGCTGATGGGCGTGAGCCGTTATGCGGCGTCTGAATTTTCGTTCCTGCTGGCCGTACCGATGATGATGGGCGCCACTGCACTGGATCTCTACAAAAGCTGGTCGTTCCTGACAGCCGCCGATATCCCCATGTTTGCCGTCGGTTTTATTACCGCCTTCGTGGTTGCACTGGTCGCCATCAAAACCTTCCTGCAGTTGATTAAGCGGATCTCGTTCATTCCGTTCGCGATCTATCGCTTTATCGTCGCCGCGGCGGTTTACGTGGTGTTTTTCTGA
- the ttdR gene encoding L-tartrate utilization transcriptional activator TtdR yields the protein MLKNWPLAKDLQVLVEIVHTGSFSAAACALGQTPAFVTKRIQILETTLATTLLNRSARGVALTESGQRCYEQALVILTQYQRLIDDVTQIKTRPEGMIRIGCSFGFGRSHIAPAITELMRNYPELQVHFELFDRQIDLVQDNIDLDIRINDEIPDYYIAHLLTKNKRILCASPGYLQKYPEPKTLQELSHHDCLVTKERDMTHGIWELGNGTTKKSVKVSGHLSSNSGEVVLQWALEGKGIMLRSEWDVQPFLASGKLVRVLPEYAQSANIWAVYQEPLYRSVKLRVCVEFLAAWCQQRLGKPDEGYQVL from the coding sequence ATGCTCAAAAACTGGCCCTTAGCCAAAGACCTTCAGGTGCTGGTGGAAATCGTCCATACGGGCAGCTTTAGCGCCGCGGCATGTGCCCTCGGACAAACGCCGGCCTTTGTGACAAAGCGGATCCAGATTCTGGAAACCACGCTTGCCACCACGCTGCTTAACCGCTCGGCGCGCGGCGTGGCGCTGACGGAAAGTGGTCAGCGCTGTTACGAACAGGCGCTGGTGATCCTGACGCAATATCAGCGTCTGATTGACGACGTGACGCAAATCAAAACGCGCCCGGAAGGGATGATTCGTATTGGTTGTAGCTTCGGATTTGGCCGCAGTCATATTGCGCCCGCGATTACCGAACTGATGCGCAATTATCCTGAGTTACAGGTCCATTTTGAACTCTTCGATCGGCAAATTGATTTGGTTCAGGATAATATCGATCTCGATATTCGTATTAACGATGAGATCCCGGATTATTATATTGCGCATTTGTTAACAAAGAATAAAAGAATATTGTGTGCCTCCCCAGGATATTTACAAAAATATCCTGAACCCAAAACCTTGCAGGAATTAAGTCACCACGATTGTCTGGTGACAAAAGAGCGTGATATGACGCACGGAATATGGGAACTGGGAAATGGCACGACGAAAAAATCGGTCAAAGTGAGCGGGCATCTCTCTTCCAACAGTGGCGAAGTTGTTCTGCAATGGGCGCTGGAAGGCAAAGGCATCATGCTGCGTTCAGAGTGGGATGTGCAGCCGTTTCTGGCAAGCGGCAAACTGGTACGAGTGTTGCCGGAATATGCGCAGAGCGCCAACATCTGGGCGGTCTATCAGGAACCACTGTACCGCAGCGTGAAGCTCAGAGTCTGCGTGGAGTTTCTGGCGGCATGGTGCCAGCAGCGCTTAGGCAAGCCGGACGAAGGCTATCAGGTGCTGTAG
- the plsY gene encoding glycerol-3-phosphate 1-O-acyltransferase PlsY: protein MSAIAPGMILFAYLCGSISSAILVCRIAGLPDPRSSGSGNPGATNVLRIGGKGAAAAVLIFDVLKGMLPVWGAYALGVSPFWLGLIAIAACLGHIWPVFFGFKGGKGVATAFGAIAPIGWDLTGVMAGTWLLTVLLSGYSSLGAIVSALIAPFYVWWFKPQFTFPVSMLSCLILLRHHDNIQRLWRRQETKIWTKLRKRREKDPE from the coding sequence ATGAGTGCAATCGCGCCTGGAATGATCCTCTTCGCGTACCTCTGCGGCTCCATTTCCAGTGCCATTCTGGTCTGCCGCATTGCTGGCTTGCCCGACCCGCGTAGCAGCGGCTCCGGCAACCCTGGCGCGACCAATGTGTTACGAATCGGTGGCAAGGGAGCAGCCGCAGCGGTCCTGATTTTCGACGTCCTGAAAGGGATGTTGCCCGTCTGGGGCGCGTATGCGCTGGGCGTTAGCCCGTTCTGGCTGGGTCTTATCGCCATCGCCGCCTGTCTGGGGCATATCTGGCCAGTCTTTTTCGGCTTCAAAGGTGGGAAAGGCGTGGCGACAGCCTTTGGCGCTATCGCGCCTATCGGTTGGGATCTCACCGGCGTGATGGCGGGCACCTGGTTGCTCACCGTCCTGTTGAGTGGTTATTCATCGCTGGGGGCGATCGTCAGCGCGCTGATTGCCCCGTTCTATGTCTGGTGGTTCAAACCGCAGTTCACTTTCCCGGTCTCCATGCTGTCGTGCCTGATTTTGCTGCGCCATCATGACAACATCCAGCGCCTGTGGCGCCGCCAGGAGACGAAAATCTGGACCAAACTGCGCAAAAGACGCGAGAAAGATCCCGAGTAA
- a CDS encoding multifunctional CCA addition/repair protein, whose product MKIYLVGGAVRDTLLGLPVKDKDWVVVGATPQQMLNAGYQQVGRDFPVFLHPQTHEEYALARTERKSGSGYTGFTCYAAPDVTLEDDLQRRDLTINALAQDDDGEIVDPYHGRRDLDQRLLRHVSPAFNEDPLRVLRVARFAARYAHLSFRIADETMALMREMTHAGELEHLTAERVWKETENALTTRNPQVYFQVLRDCGALRVLFPEVDALFGVPAPAKWHPEIDTGIHTLMTLSMAALLSPEVDVRFATLCHDLGKGLTPPELWPRHHGHGPAGVRLVEQLCQRLRVPNDIRDLAKLVAEFHDLIHTFPILQPKTIVKLFDSIDAWRKPQRVEQIALTSEADVRGRTGFEAADYPQGRLLREAWEVAQSVPTKDVVEGGFKGIEIREELTRRRIAALAHWKETRFPKAVS is encoded by the coding sequence GTGAAGATTTATCTGGTCGGTGGTGCGGTTCGGGATACGCTGTTAGGGCTACCGGTTAAAGATAAAGATTGGGTGGTGGTTGGCGCTACACCGCAACAAATGCTCAACGCGGGCTACCAGCAGGTAGGTCGCGATTTTCCTGTTTTTCTCCATCCGCAAACCCACGAAGAGTACGCCCTGGCGCGTACCGAGCGTAAATCCGGCTCGGGGTATACCGGATTCACCTGTTATGCTGCGCCGGACGTCACGCTGGAAGACGATCTCCAGCGCCGTGACCTGACCATTAACGCCCTCGCGCAGGATGATGACGGTGAGATCGTCGATCCCTATCACGGTCGCCGCGATCTGGATCAACGCCTGCTGCGCCATGTTTCGCCGGCCTTTAATGAAGATCCGCTGCGCGTACTGCGCGTGGCGCGCTTTGCCGCTCGCTATGCACATCTGAGCTTCCGCATTGCTGACGAAACCATGGCGCTGATGCGCGAAATGACGCACGCCGGTGAACTGGAACACCTGACGGCAGAGCGCGTGTGGAAAGAGACCGAGAACGCGTTAACCACGCGTAACCCGCAGGTCTATTTCCAGGTCTTACGCGACTGCGGCGCGCTACGCGTGTTGTTCCCGGAGGTCGATGCGCTGTTTGGCGTCCCGGCGCCGGCGAAGTGGCATCCGGAAATCGATACCGGGATTCACACCCTGATGACGCTGTCGATGGCGGCGCTGCTCAGTCCAGAAGTTGACGTGCGTTTTGCCACGTTGTGCCACGATCTCGGCAAAGGCCTGACGCCGCCGGAGCTCTGGCCGCGTCATCACGGGCACGGCCCGGCGGGCGTCAGACTGGTTGAGCAATTGTGCCAGCGCCTGCGCGTACCGAATGACATTCGTGACTTAGCCAAACTGGTGGCGGAGTTTCACGATCTCATCCATACCTTCCCGATACTGCAACCTAAAACCATCGTGAAACTGTTTGATTCGATCGATGCCTGGCGCAAACCGCAGCGCGTGGAGCAGATTGCGCTCACCAGCGAAGCTGACGTACGCGGACGGACGGGGTTTGAAGCCGCGGATTATCCGCAGGGACGTTTACTGCGCGAAGCGTGGGAAGTCGCGCAGTCGGTGCCCACCAAAGACGTTGTCGAGGGCGGATTTAAAGGTATTGAGATTCGCGAGGAGTTAACCCGACGCCGGATTGCGGCGCTTGCCCACTGGAAAGAAACCCGTTTCCCGAAGGCGGTCAGTTAA
- a CDS encoding urease accessory protein UreD, with translation METVAHKTPTRGWQAELDLRFSHTAHKTVLTRARHVGPLTVQRPFYPQDDVCHLYLLHPPGGIVGGDELQISVTLDENSHVLITMPGAGKFYRSAGPQARLHQTFTLAPNATLEWLPQDTILFPGANASLRSVFHLTAESRLLGWDLLCLGRPVMQEMFSHGTLHNRLEIWREGQPLLIERLTLRDGDLSAIASQPWCGTLLCYPATEQMLDGVRERLAPLGDYAGATLVDSLLTVRFLADDNLIIQRVMRDIWQFLRPLLTQKPPHLPRIWQT, from the coding sequence CTGGAAACCGTTGCGCACAAGACACCGACACGGGGCTGGCAGGCCGAACTCGACCTGCGGTTTAGCCATACCGCGCACAAAACGGTGCTCACCCGCGCACGCCACGTCGGTCCCCTGACGGTTCAACGGCCGTTTTATCCGCAAGACGATGTTTGCCACCTCTATTTACTCCATCCGCCCGGTGGAATTGTCGGCGGCGATGAGCTTCAAATTTCCGTCACGCTGGACGAAAACAGTCACGTATTAATCACCATGCCCGGCGCGGGTAAGTTTTATCGTAGCGCAGGCCCGCAGGCGCGCCTGCATCAGACGTTCACGCTGGCCCCAAACGCGACGCTGGAATGGCTGCCGCAGGATACGATCCTGTTCCCCGGCGCTAACGCCAGCCTCCGCTCCGTATTTCATCTCACCGCGGAAAGCCGCCTGCTGGGCTGGGATCTGCTCTGCCTCGGGCGACCGGTCATGCAAGAGATGTTCAGCCACGGCACGCTGCATAACCGTCTGGAGATCTGGCGCGAGGGGCAGCCGCTGCTCATTGAACGCCTGACGCTGAGGGATGGGGATCTCTCAGCCATCGCCAGCCAGCCATGGTGCGGCACCCTGCTCTGCTATCCGGCCACGGAACAGATGCTCGACGGTGTGCGGGAACGTCTGGCTCCGCTCGGTGATTACGCCGGGGCAACGCTCGTCGACTCACTGCTGACGGTTCGTTTTCTGGCTGACGACAACCTGATTATTCAGCGCGTCATGCGCGACATCTGGCAGTTTTTACGCCCGCTGTTAACCCAAAAGCCACCGCACCTGCCGCGCATCTGGCAAACCTGA
- a CDS encoding inorganic triphosphatase — protein sequence MAQEIELKFIVNHDAVNALRDHLNTLGGEHHAPSPLLNIYYETEDKWLRGHDMGLRIRGEKGRYEMTMKIAGRVTGGLHQRPEYNVPLNEPTLDLTQFPPEVWPNGELPADLISRVQPLFSTDFEREKWLLTVDGSQIEIALDLGEVKAGELAEPICELELELLSGDTRAVLKLANQLVNQAGLRQGSLSKAARGYHLAQGNPPREIKPTAVLKAPAKATVEHGLEAALELALAQWQYHEELWVRGNKAAKADVLAAMGLVRHTLMLFGGIVPRKASAHLRDLLTQSEATIGSAVSAETAVYTTQTAMAKLALTEWLVTKAWQPFLDAKAQAKMADSFKRFADIHLSRTAAELKSVFGQPLGDQLPRLRRDIDTVLLLAGYYDAAVVQAWLENWQGLYHAIANGQHIEIEHFRNEANNQEPFWLHSGKR from the coding sequence ATGGCTCAGGAAATTGAATTAAAATTTATCGTTAATCACGACGCCGTGAACGCGCTGCGTGACCATCTGAATACGCTCGGAGGCGAGCATCATGCGCCCAGCCCGTTGTTGAATATTTACTACGAGACCGAGGATAAGTGGTTGCGTGGTCACGACATGGGACTGCGTATTCGTGGGGAGAAAGGTCGCTATGAGATGACCATGAAAATTGCCGGGCGAGTGACCGGCGGTTTACACCAGCGACCAGAATACAATGTCCCCCTGAACGAGCCCACGCTGGATTTAACACAATTTCCGCCGGAGGTGTGGCCAAACGGTGAGCTGCCTGCCGATCTTATCTCCCGCGTGCAGCCACTGTTCAGCACCGATTTTGAACGTGAAAAATGGCTGCTGACGGTGGATGGCAGCCAGATTGAGATCGCCCTCGATTTAGGCGAAGTGAAAGCGGGTGAACTGGCGGAGCCGATTTGCGAGCTGGAGCTTGAACTGCTGAGCGGCGACACCCGGGCGGTCCTGAAGCTGGCAAATCAGTTGGTGAACCAGGCGGGGCTGCGCCAGGGCAGCCTGAGTAAAGCGGCGCGTGGATATCATCTGGCGCAGGGGAATCCTCCACGCGAGATCAAACCGACAGCGGTGCTGAAAGCTCCCGCGAAAGCTACCGTGGAACACGGGCTGGAAGCTGCTCTGGAGCTGGCGCTGGCACAATGGCAGTACCATGAAGAACTCTGGGTTCGCGGCAACAAGGCAGCAAAGGCGGATGTGCTGGCCGCGATGGGCCTGGTGCGTCACACCCTGATGTTGTTTGGCGGTATTGTTCCGCGTAAAGCGAGCGCTCACTTACGCGATCTGTTAACCCAGTCGGAAGCAACCATTGGTTCCGCGGTTTCTGCGGAGACAGCGGTTTACACCACTCAAACGGCAATGGCAAAACTGGCGTTGACCGAGTGGCTGGTGACCAAAGCCTGGCAGCCGTTTCTGGACGCAAAAGCGCAGGCCAAAATGGCGGATTCTTTCAAGCGCTTTGCTGACATCCATCTTTCGCGTACCGCCGCTGAGCTGAAAAGCGTTTTTGGACAACCGTTGGGCGATCAGTTGCCGCGTTTACGCCGCGATATCGACACCGTTTTGCTGCTGGCAGGGTATTACGATGCGGCGGTGGTTCAGGCCTGGCTGGAGAACTGGCAAGGGCTGTATCACGCTATCGCCAACGGCCAACATATTGAAATTGAACATTTCCGTAATGAGGCGAATAACCAGGAACCGTTCTGGTTGCACAGCGGAAAACGATAA
- a CDS encoding anion permease — MAPLSGWWRYLAPLVVIAIIAVLPVPTGLESHTWLYFAVFTGVIVGLILEPVPGAVVAMIGISIIAVLSPWLLFSPEQLAQDGFKFTSKALSWAVSGFSNSVIWLIFAAFMFGTGYEKTGLGRRIALMLVKKMGHRTLFLGYAVMFSELILAPVTPSNSARGAGIIYPIIRNLPPLYNSKPNDPSARSIGSYIMWMGITADCVTSAIFLTAMAPNLLLIGLMKTASHTALSWGDWFLGMLPLSILLVLLVPWLAYVLYPPVLKSGDQVPRWAESELKEMGPLCSREKKMLVLMVGALVLWIFGGDYIDAAMVGYSVVALMLVLRIISWDDIVSNKSAWNVFFWLASLITLATGLNNTGFITWFGKLLASGLSGYSPVMVMIALIVVFWLLRYFFASATAYTSALAPMMIAAALAMPEIPLPVFCLMVGAAIGLGSILTPYATGPSPIYYGSGYLPTVDYWRLGAIFGLIFLVLLLATGLIWMPLVLL, encoded by the coding sequence ATGGCACCTTTATCTGGTTGGTGGCGATATCTGGCTCCGCTGGTGGTCATCGCCATTATTGCTGTTTTGCCCGTCCCCACCGGTCTTGAGAGCCACACCTGGCTCTACTTTGCGGTCTTTACCGGCGTCATCGTGGGACTCATTCTGGAACCGGTACCCGGCGCAGTCGTGGCGATGATTGGGATATCGATTATCGCGGTTCTCTCGCCGTGGTTGCTGTTCAGCCCCGAACAACTCGCCCAGGACGGATTCAAATTTACCTCCAAAGCGCTCTCGTGGGCGGTTTCTGGTTTTTCTAACTCGGTGATCTGGCTGATTTTCGCCGCTTTTATGTTTGGCACCGGCTATGAAAAAACCGGCCTCGGTCGGCGTATCGCGCTGATGCTGGTGAAAAAAATGGGGCACCGCACGCTGTTTCTCGGCTATGCGGTGATGTTCTCCGAGCTGATTCTCGCTCCCGTTACACCATCTAACTCCGCACGCGGCGCAGGGATCATCTACCCAATTATCCGCAATCTACCACCGCTCTATAACTCAAAACCCAACGATCCCAGCGCCCGTTCCATTGGTTCTTACATTATGTGGATGGGGATCACCGCCGACTGCGTGACCAGCGCCATTTTCCTGACGGCAATGGCGCCGAACCTGCTGCTGATTGGCCTGATGAAGACCGCATCCCATACGGCGCTGAGCTGGGGCGACTGGTTCTTAGGCATGCTGCCGCTGAGCATTTTGCTGGTTCTGTTGGTGCCGTGGCTCGCCTATGTGCTGTATCCGCCCGTGCTGAAGTCGGGCGATCAGGTGCCACGCTGGGCGGAATCGGAACTCAAAGAGATGGGACCGCTCTGCTCGCGTGAGAAAAAGATGCTGGTGCTGATGGTAGGCGCCCTGGTGTTGTGGATCTTCGGTGGGGACTACATCGACGCCGCCATGGTCGGTTACAGCGTCGTCGCCCTGATGCTGGTGCTGCGCATCATCTCCTGGGATGACATCGTCAGTAATAAATCGGCGTGGAACGTCTTCTTCTGGCTGGCCTCGCTTATCACCCTCGCAACCGGACTGAACAACACTGGCTTTATCACCTGGTTTGGCAAGCTGCTGGCCAGCGGATTGAGCGGCTACTCACCGGTGATGGTGATGATCGCGCTGATCGTGGTGTTCTGGCTGTTGCGTTACTTTTTTGCCAGCGCAACGGCCTACACTTCCGCGCTGGCACCGATGATGATCGCTGCCGCGCTGGCGATGCCGGAAATTCCATTACCGGTATTCTGCCTGATGGTCGGTGCGGCTATTGGTCTGGGCAGCATTCTCACCCCGTATGCGACCGGACCAAGCCCTATCTACTATGGCAGCGGTTATCTGCCGACCGTCGATTACTGGCGGCTGGGGGCAATTTTCGGCCTGATTTTCCTGGTGCTGCTGCTGGCGACCGGGCTTATCTGGATGCCTCTCGTTTTGCTTTAA
- the ttdA gene encoding L(+)-tartrate dehydratase subunit alpha: protein MMSNQNNQNAVNTLTEIVANFTAMISTRMPDDVVDKLKQLRDAETSKMGQIIYHTMFDNMQKAIDLNRPACQDTGEIMFFVKVGSRFPLLGELQSILKQAVEDATVKAPLRHNAVEIFDEVNTGKNTGSGVPWVTWDIIPDGEDAEIEVYMAGGGCTLPGRSKVLMPSEGYEGVVKFVFENISTLAVNACPPVLVGVGIATSVETAAVLSRKAVLRPIGTRHPNPKAAELELRLEEGLNRLGIGPQGLTGNSSVMGVHIESAARHPSTIGVAVSTGCWAHRRGTLLVHSDLSFENLSHTRSAL from the coding sequence ATGATGAGCAATCAAAATAATCAAAATGCGGTTAATACGCTGACGGAAATAGTCGCCAATTTTACCGCCATGATTTCCACGCGCATGCCCGACGATGTGGTGGACAAATTAAAACAGCTACGGGATGCCGAAACCTCAAAGATGGGGCAAATCATCTACCACACAATGTTCGACAACATGCAGAAGGCTATCGATCTTAACCGTCCGGCCTGCCAGGACACCGGTGAGATCATGTTCTTCGTGAAGGTAGGTTCCCGTTTCCCGCTGTTGGGTGAGTTGCAAAGCATTCTCAAGCAAGCGGTGGAAGACGCCACGGTGAAAGCGCCGCTGCGTCACAATGCGGTAGAAATTTTTGACGAAGTGAATACCGGTAAAAACACCGGTAGCGGCGTACCGTGGGTGACGTGGGACATCATCCCTGATGGCGAAGACGCGGAAATTGAAGTCTACATGGCCGGTGGCGGCTGCACGTTGCCGGGGCGATCCAAAGTGCTGATGCCTTCCGAAGGCTACGAAGGCGTTGTGAAATTCGTCTTTGAAAACATCTCGACGCTTGCCGTCAACGCTTGCCCGCCGGTGCTGGTCGGCGTAGGGATCGCCACCTCCGTTGAAACCGCCGCCGTGCTGTCGCGTAAAGCAGTGCTGCGTCCGATCGGCACCCGCCACCCGAATCCCAAAGCGGCAGAGCTCGAACTGCGTCTGGAAGAGGGGCTGAACCGGCTGGGCATTGGTCCGCAGGGACTGACTGGCAACAGTTCCGTGATGGGCGTGCATATCGAATCCGCCGCGCGTCACCCGTCAACCATTGGCGTCGCCGTCTCCACCGGCTGCTGGGCGCACCGTCGCGGTACGCTGCTGGTCCATTCTGACCTCTCCTTCGAAAACCTGTCTCACACCCGGAGCGCGTTATGA